A region of the Lucilia cuprina isolate Lc7/37 chromosome X, ASM2204524v1, whole genome shotgun sequence genome:
tatataaaggaatccaaaacaacaacgcaagatttgataaatcgtattgaagcagaaattaaaaacttggaacctataacaatcgaaatagaaaattattcgtttaacatgtcctatgttttaaaacttacaatgattgatgagAAAGTTGGAAATgtcattacaggaacatcatcttcTTGGTACTGCTatatatgtggtgataaaaaaacagaattttcgaatatttccaagcaaaggtcaataaatgaggaaacattacaattttggAACATGCTCgaatacgatttctggaacattttctacatttagcatatgatttaaagtacagaagcataccggataatgcaaacaaaagtgcaaataacaaataaggagttaatggaaatgagagccaatGAGaaaagaattcaagaggaatttaaaaagcagatgggattaaatattgataaaccactcacaggatatggaagcacaaacgatggtaataccgctagacgttttttcaaacattttgaaactacttccgaaataaccggaattaatatggatttactgcaaaaggtcaatatagcaagcataaagtgaacgcaacaaaagtttctaaattacttttggaattatatccctggaaagaaatgacacctacagttcacaagatattatgtcatggaaacgTCATCATAGatccccaagaatcgaggaatagagactttaagcatattaaTCAGTTTAACTCAAGGAAGTGTTCAAGGctgtctcaaaatgaagatatttttaataatctgattatATCTTCttatcctgttttatctactataaggaaacgtattcatgaatttaaagaattactttatcttttagatatggacttctgtgataccgattattttacaaaattatattaatttataaaaaaaataaataaagactattttttataaaagattgatcgtaaaaagtggctgggaattccgggatttttaataagaaaactaaaaaattcgcgaaatacttttttaaaaaaattaaaaaatgttttttattcagtttttgcgaagatacaaatttttcaaattgcaataaaaatgttatttatgaaaattttttaatgaaattttacagttaggaagatttttttactcaaaatccaaaattaaataaaaattttgaattttcttattagaaatcccggaattcccaaaaaagttttaaaaaatcccaaaaatgggattttttggttttttgcctattaacatttttttttacggggttatcgaaacccgttacaaaatgattaagaacatattgggtcatacaaaacaggtcactataatttgatatcgactatgcgattttataatttttgctcaaaattgaattttccataaaaaatagggtttttttggatggacctggtcccctcggtatcaaaattttttagattttgtttcatttatcgtattttatgtaatgtcagctttccaaaaagtataaattatatatacatcttcttagaaactttttagataacttaaaaaaaaaagatacttttttcccaaaaaaattgcaaaaaatcgcctttttttatgttttaaattaaaatgtctataactttggaatcagtcatgatttttatataattctttcactgattcatatataaacttgttgttaagcgaataaaaaaaaatggcgaaaatcgggaatatttttACCCggtattatcaaaaaactaaagtaaggacggtaaaaattttaattttcaaatgcgaatatctcctaaactataagagacaaTTTACTGCTCCTCCTCTTTGtgcgtaccaaatttcattaaaatcggattaaccgtttagaagttaccgaattatttccctctttttttgttcctataccactgtgcattggtatttatgaatgttttattattatatatggaTATCTATATGAATATCATGATCATGGAACTGATCCTCGGACTGATCCTCGTAGAATTTTGAAGAGAAATTTAAGCTCATACAAAACTACAcagatagaaaaataaatatacacatttttcataacatccgttgtcaagtgtatacatacgtacgacaacactatgtAATGTTGATGtcgcaatataaattttatacaaatcctTTGTCTATACCACGTTTTTGACTTTTAGATTGGGTGCCTGGTACCTGGTGTATAATTTTTCCATCTGTGTAGTTTATGTCGAGCTTAATCGAATCGGTCtagtaaaactaaatttttaaaaaattgccttTATGTTCAGTACTGAGTGTTAAAATGGGGGTAGGGTAAATAGGGACCGATCCCGcaattttgctttgttttaaaacaaaaatccaatATGGGTTATTGTCTGAAAAGGGTTTTAAAGCCGCGTCTAATCATGTATTAATCATAATCATCCGTCTGCTCATAAttttcatattccaaaatatttaaaattatgtatatatttaaatatatattttatatttaaaatgtatgcaaaattttgcaaatttcatattccaaaatatttaaaaatgttaggtttttcactaataaaaatgaaatgtatgcaatattttgcaaatcttgcacaccactagacttggcaaaaaacctttcaaatgataccacatattgtatattttgtttagaaatacaGTGAAATAACgaaaaggggaattttttgtAAACTCACGAACGGCGAAAATAGAAGTATTTTGGCAACcaattttaaacataacaaagattatttgaaGGTGGGCAAAATATTGTgtttaacatgaaaaatcgtGTCCCCCAAGCGATATGTTCTGAAAACAGCTcagtggagggtataaaaacgggaaactattacaataaaaatcctcaaactttgacaaaaactttgaaattaatATGAACATTTGGGTAAAgaattggcggactaccaatgGCGGGGATTGCGCCTCTTAtgtgaataaaataaacaaaatttcgatTTATCAGTGAAACTAACAGAGTtagctttttcaaattttttacaattaactttaatattcatctcaACATTTTAGGGAAAAGGGCAGACTATCATTATGGGGGATAGAACACCCATatgatttaaatacaaaaattcgttttatcAAAATTTGCACGAAGAACTATAATGTCCATCTTAACATTCCATTAGAGGCTTTTTGATACCAGTTTTGATCCAACTTTCGCAACGCAACTTtgctaatacatatttctgacattttagaatgctaagtcgaaaatattttcgcattaaaatagtcaaaaataagtttttatgcacaaaagtacGAAATTTTCCCGTTTTTCATGGTTTTTGCCTAGTTTTTTACCCCATCTAGTCCAATTTTCAGAAAGTTATACAGCCTATTGACGCTTTCAGACATATATCTTTCTATGttccaaatttgaagaaaattttttcatacgTTGTCTTAAGTATTCATTCATTCGAAATTCTTAAGATATCCTTATGAAGAAAttccaaatttgaagaaaattggtTCATACGTTGTCTTAAGTATTCATTCATTCGAAATTCTTAAGATATCCTTATGAAGAAATtccttatatttttttgtgaacaatatttaatggaatatattttagttatttttaagtgaaaacaataATTGATATTAATGctcaaaagtactaattttgacCGCTTTTCCCCCATCGTACCCCTCTTTGCGCTCTTCTAgtccaaattttgaaaaacgataTAACATCCTTCCAGAAAATCGGTTTTTTATCCACTAGCTATTTTAATACTTCTAGTATAACCCAAATAACATTGTGTTGTTTACTTACCCTTTTTTAACCCATTTAAAACACTTATTCACTTGTAACTATTAGTTATCACTAACCATTCACCCTCACAATCTATCCCACTAGCACATTCATTACACTTCACTCATTCacataatttcttttatatagaatatggcacccaacaacaacaacaacaacaatcgtAAAGGATGTTCCAACCGCAAtggtttaaaaactaaatatttgatTAGAACATTGATTAAcagatatttaataaataaataaaaacaacaattagaattaaaattaaagacaCCATTTCcctttatatattttccttttaacaatCACTTGGTTTCACACAATCACCATTatcgtttaaaataaaacctttgATACATTTACAACCCGATCTACACCAAAAATGACAACTTCTAGGATTTGGATTACTACAAGTTGGCGGACAAGTGGAGATGCATGTCgaatattcttgatttgggggacaagctgaaaaattaaaaaaatacttaaaaattttgatattttattaatttcttaaaaatacttaCATTCTTGAGCAAAAGCTAGAAATATAAAGCTTAATAGTAAAAGTATGAGTTTGGTGAATTGTAACATGACTTGTAAACTTTTGAGGTTTAGAATaattactaatatattttaaaagatacgtttaaatagtttatatagTGGTAGTCAGTTTTATCGAAACttattaagaatatttattttatagctttttaGACACGatttatattagaaatattttgttaaattgtaaGCAATCAGGGCGTAATGCGACTTTtcagttttattagaaatttcctTCGAGCATTGTCAACTTTTCTACTGGAAAGTTGTCCAGAGTGCCGGcaacttttacataaaaaattagtgAAGAGTAAAAGTaagatttctattaaaaaaaaattatctccgctgcgtttctataaaaaagctctttagaatattgcaaaatttaccagcaacttttctatatgagaatgtgttttattagaatttctgcaacttttttatgaaaaagctaTTCACAGTTTTTGTGACATTTCTGTATAAAAGATGTCCAGTTTATCGGcaacttttgtatataaaagttttttagaatttcagacattttttattgaaaatctgtTCAGAGTGTCTGTAAGTTTCTTATTCTGGAGTTTTGTTAAAGTTGTAATAAAAGTTGCCCAGAAAATTGTCaacatttttgttgaaaatttggttatttaaaaaactatttaaaatcagggaattttctattaaaaagctaTTCAGAGTgtcgacaacttttctatttaaaaattgtcagcaacttttatattaagaaattgtTCAGAGTCTCAGcaactttcttttaaattagTGATAAAAGTTGTCCAGTGTATTGTCaatattttatggaaaagttTTTAAGAGTGTCTGCAACCTTTCTGTTGAAAAGCTTTGCAGAGTGTCAGCAACTTTTGAATTAAAAGCTTGTCcagattattttcaatattttatagaaaatttgttaagagTGTGGGCAACTTTTCTGTTGAAAAGCTTTGCAGAGTGGCAGCAACTCTTCTA
Encoded here:
- the LOC124420817 gene encoding chymotrypsin inhibitor-like, coding for MLQFTKLILLLLSFIFLAFAQESCPPNQEYSTCISTCPPTCSNPNPRSCHFWCRSGCKCIKGFILNDNGDCVKPSDC